Proteins co-encoded in one Setaria viridis chromosome 9, Setaria_viridis_v4.0, whole genome shotgun sequence genomic window:
- the LOC117840316 gene encoding transcription factor bHLH18, which produces MATQWFSNMVMDEPSFFHQWQSDALLEQYTEQQIAVAFGQGEVDQAVAAALTMPLQQPAPAAEHRPRKAAKVNTSWDSCITEQGSPADSSSPTILSFGGHAAAAAFAKAEAHQVPSAPYYGAPAKAPKQEVVDAGAPSFHQERQAKRSYDAMVAEAAKVPVPATTRPASQNQDHILAERKRREKLSQRFIALSKIVPGLKKMDKASVLSDAIKYVKQLQDQVKGLEDEARRRPVEAAVLVKKSQLSADDDDGSSCDENFVGAEAAGTLPEIEARVSDRTVLVRIHCENRKGALIAALSEVERLGLTIMNTNVLPFTTSSLDITIMAMAGDDFCLSAKDIVKKLNQAFKSSF; this is translated from the exons ATGGCGACGCAGTGGTTCTCCAACATG GTGATGGACGAGCCGAGCTTCTTCCATCAGTGGCAGTCGGACGCGCTGCTGGAGCAGTACACGGAGCAGCAGATCGCCGTGGCGTTCGGCCAGGGGGAGGTGGAccaggccgtggcggcggcgctgacgatgccgctgcagcagccggcgccggcggcggagcaccGTCCGCGCAAGGCGGCCAAGGTCAACACCAGCTGGGACTCGTGCATCACGGAGCAGGGCTCCCCCGCGGACTCCTCCTCCCCGACCATCCTCTCCTTcggcggccacgccgccgcggccgcgttcGCCAAGGCCGAGGCGCACCAGGTGCCCAGCGCCCCCTACTACGGCGCGCCCGCGAAGGCGCCCAAGCAGGAGGTTGTGGACGCCGGTGCGCCGTCGTTCCACCAGGAGCGCCAGGCCAAGCGGAGCTACGACGCCATGGTCGCCGAGGCCGCGAAggtgccggtgccggcgacCACCCGGCCGGCCTCCCAGAACCAGGACCACATCTTGGCCGAGCGGAAGCGCCGCGAGAAGCTCAGCCAGCGCTTCATCGCCCTCTCCAAGATCGTCCCTGGCCTCAAGAAG ATGGACAAGGCGTCGGTGCTCAGTGACGCGATCAAGTACGTGAAGCAGCTGCAGGACCAGGTGAAGGGCCTGGAGGAcgaggctcgccggcggccggtggaggcggcggtgctggtcAAGAAGTCCCAGCTGTCcgctgacgacgacgacggctcaTCCTGCGACGAGAACTTCGTGGGCGCTGAGGCCGCAGGCACGCTGCCGGAGATCGAGGCCCGGGTGTCGGACCGCACGGTGCTGGTCAGGATCCACTGCGAGAACCGTAAGGGCGCGCTCATCGCCGCGCTGTCGGAGGTCGAGCGCCTCGGCCTTACCATCATGAACACCAATGTGCTCCCCttcaccacctcctccctcgACATCACCATCATGGCCATG GCTGGTGACGACTTCTGCTTGTCTGCCAAGGATATTGTCAAGAAGCTAAATCAAGCGTTCAAATCATCTTTCTGA